The Engraulis encrasicolus isolate BLACKSEA-1 chromosome 22, IST_EnEncr_1.0, whole genome shotgun sequence sequence TAATTTACACCCTTGGCAACGTATGCTGCAGGTTGCAAGTCGTGAACTGAAGAGTCATAATTTTATGTTGTGTGATAATATGCCTGATTTTCCCTTATTAGGATGACCTATCGCTGAACTCACTATATATATTTTAATCTCTTTGCAGAGTTCTTGGGCATCAATATCTATGTGTTCTCTGTGGCCTTCCGCCTTGTCAACTGCTTCTTTGTTCAGACCAGTTTTGTTCCTGATGAGTACTGGCAGTCTCTAGAAGTTTCTCATCGCATGGTCTTCAAATATCCTTCTTCAGCTTATTAATGCATGACTTTTAAAGTGTATTGTTGAACTTCTTAGCCTTCATTGTAATAAGAAagtgaagatggagacaggaagcgggAATTGGGAGAGAGTTGGGTAAGGATGGGGATATGACCCCTGCCAGACTGTGCCTCAATGGCAACTGCCTGTCTAAGAGTATTCTTAAGAGTCTTATCCAGTCTGgtacaggtgtgtttgtgtaccacAGCATGCACTCCAATTTATGCATGTCTTAAGGCTTAAGATGTTAATTTACATTGACTAATATTAAAATGTTCCTCCTTAACATTTTACTTATGGCTATCTAACCTGGGAATGGGTCGAAGGAATCAGAGGATATTCTTATCCACTTGTTTTTGCAGTTCTTTACAAAGTGCTGCATATTTTCAATTATGATGTGCCTCAGCTTTTGGTAAGTAGGCTATATTCACAAGTCCCAAATTCATTGATTTTTACTGTTTGAAAAGAAAGGTTTGTTTTCACATCACTTTACTCTTAACTTAAAATGAGTTGTGATAGCTAGCCAACATGTAAGGCATCAATAAATTGTGTAGGCCCCTACTGATTACTATTTCATGAGTCAATTAATGGTTTTCATTCACAGGTGTGGCTGCCTCGTGTTCTCCAAGCACTCCTGGCTGCATATACTGATGTTAAACTGTACATGATTGTTCGAAATCTAGAAAACCCAGATGTTGCCAAACTAACAGTAAGTATACAGTAGTgcagtttgagtgagtgagttgcaGGTTTGTTTGTCTTTCAGAGTTTAATTAGATGAGTAAGAGCAGGGTGCCATTTGTAGGGGGGAAtgagggggattgtcccctcctctggttttgatatcgccactttttctacatgattataatcacagtttaatgtcattccattgatattgatattgcttgaaatctgaaacatcccccttctggttttctgacaaatcgcaagttgcgatttgtcagaaaattACACCTCAATTACACCTCTGACCAGGATTTGCAAAAACAAATGAATCACCTTAACCTCAGTTACTTTGCAAAGAGGAGTTCATATAAAACATGCCACATAAGATTAAACAGGATAAAAGGCAAAGACTTTGCTCGACCTTGCAGAATTAGAATTTCATTTGCATTTAATTAAGAACATTCCGAATAGGGGTGTGCTCTTTTTTACGTGTCGCATAGCAAAAACTGTTGAGATACTGTTCTGGTCGTgggtcattattcaaaatccatgtgtaTTGTGATAGAGATATTGAGTCATTTTCTCCATATTGTTGTTACATGCATGATATGCAGTAATAAGGTTGCAAGGAAGCACCCAGCTCCTAAACTGACCATACAATTTATGTCTTCAGTATTTCTGTCAGCTATGTTCCTGGTTCACATGGTATTGTTGCACGAGGACCCTGACCAACACCACAGAGACCATGCTCACAGTGCTGGCTCTCTATTACTACCCACTGCCCGGATCTAAAACACACAACAGGTTGACTACATATCATATGTACATACCGTATACACATTAATTCCCTCCTTGACATTTCCTTTTCCCTTCTCTTAATGTGTTCTACATTCAGTGAATAATGTTCTGCTTTGAAAATTAAAGCTGCGAAATGAacaatgaagagtgtgtgtgtgtgtgtgtgtgtgtgtgtgtgtgtgtgtgtgtgtgtgtgtgtgtgtgtgtgtgcacgcgctctaTGCTCTGCAGTTCAAAGTATTTGACCCTGGTGGCGTTGGCGGTGATTGTTCGCCCGACGGCCCTGATTGTCTGGCTTCCCCTGTTGGCGTTCCATTTCTGGAGGGACAATAGTAAGCTACGGCTTATACTCCACCATGCTCTTCCCATTGTGTAAGTAGGGGcacgttcatattttttccaGATTGCAACAGTGCCATCCATATGTAAATAACATATTTATatgtaaacaaatatttacttgcataatttggtaacactttattttagggatacatctattagcactaatacatacaatgtgcctgtataagtaacttgtaaggcatgtacaaagcaaaatcaaacatttgttaggcatgtattcgcaaatgtcttgttcatgcacaataagggatttattaccaatttaaccttagtaaggacctagtaggccttagtgtttgcttagtacatgccttacaagttacttatgcaggcattaacattgtatgtattagtgcttatagatgtgtccctaaaataaagtgttacccataatttacctacattatttacattatttatttacccAGTGCCTTGAGTCTTGGACTGACCACCATTATTGACAGTCTTTTCCATGGACAGGTATGTACATTTTAGTTTGACATAAATATAGATATCGTAAAATGTTAACAACACATTGATGAATACTATTATAGAGTATCTACAGTATCTAGTTGTTTTTCACAATACTTCGAATTTCTTCCTTTTGAAGACTATCTGTCTAGTCATTATATTTCACAATGCATTCACATTTTCTTCATCATCTCTCTTCATCCTAGTGGGTCCTGGTCCATTGGAACTTCCTGAAGTTAAATGTCCTTCACAATGTATCTGAGTTTTACGGGTCCCATCCATGGCACTGGTACTTTACTCAGGGTTTCCTGGTTGTGTTAGGACCCCATCTCCTATTCTTTCTCCACGGCTGCTCGCTGGCTCCCAAGAGACACAGAGTGCTGTTATTCACAATAGCCTGGACACTGATTGTTTACAGGTGAATGCATCATAGCATGCCACATCGTTTGCTTTACAGCTACTCTTGCACTGTGTCCATCCATGTTAACTTTGATGTATTTTTGATTGTAGTTTACTTGCTCACAAGGAATTCCGGTTCATCTACCCCATCCTGCCGatatgtataatattttgtgGTGAGTACTTGTCTTctatccagaggtgtcaaaagtaaaagtagaactaAATTCATGATGTAAGTGCAACACCACCACATGATATTatgtagctgttacaccagttatacCTCTGTACCTAATGAGTGATAGactctgttgttactgaaaaacactaaaatgctaaacaaacaaaaaaaacaccacagaTTTCTTGCAGCCAGTGAATCAGCTGTCAGGCACACTGGTCTACAGGTTATGCAGTTTAGTTACCTGTGCTGGaaactgtgtttttgttttttacttctacgtactttcacttttgacatctctgctttCAACTCAGAATTTGAGGACCCATTCCTGCGATTTGCCAAAACCTCTAATGTCTGGGTCTTGTATTGAATTTCCATATCAGGCACCTCACTGGCTAACCTCACTACCTGGAGAAGAGCAGCCGTGTTTTTCCTGGTGGTGGCCAACCTCCTTCCCGCCCTGTACACGGGCCTGGTTCACCAGCGTGGCACTCTGGATGTCATGGGGCACCTCCAGGACTTATGTGACCCAGCGACCTCGAACTCATCTCAGCCTCAAGTGCTCTTCCTCATGCCATGCCACTCCACACCCTTTTACAGGTACTCCAGCTTTTGGTCTGGTTTATTTATGAGCATCAAGAAAATCTGAcgatgaaaaaaaacaaacccttTTCCCCCCCAACATGGTACCTGATGGGAAAGGACAGGACGTGTCGCACATGGATATGAAAACGCATATTAGatacaatacatacaaacacacactgacatatcTTGTGCGAACATTTATGATTCAATAGtacatgtgtttgttttctcttaTTCTTTGTAAAAGTGGTGTATGAAAAACATGGTAAATGTCTTTGTAATGTAGATAAATGTAAATTTCATACCAACAAGCATATAATATAGCATATTATACAGTAGTTATATAGTTCGGTCGAATTTCTGATGAGACGCGAGACATTCCAAAGAAATGGATGGAGATGGATGAAAACATGTATTCCTGTGTAATAAatgttagatttcactcttctgtccagtttaaccaaattgatgggtaatcaaacctttttttcacCTTTGTTCAGTTCTTACctttgtaccgtgtgtgtgttctctccctgCATAGCCACGTCCACTGTCCAGTAAGCATGCGTTTCCTGGAGTGTCCCCCGGACCTGGCAGGGGATGGCAGTGTGGAGGACGAGGCTGATGACTTCTACTTCGAGCCCTTAGCTTGGCTGCGGAGAACATATCCCCTGCAGGAGTCCCTACCGTCTCACCTGGTGTTCTTTAACGTGCTGGAGAAGGTACAGAATAAGATACAATCTTTATATGTTTTTACGATTTATATGTTTGTGAATTACATTTCTGGTGATATGGataatgaaattataattgcACAACTTACACTTGGTTCTGTCTGTCCAGTTTAAGCACGTGAGTTG is a genomic window containing:
- the pigb gene encoding GPI mannosyltransferase 3 gives rise to the protein MERIRERLKNKSTSAETVKLRKRRSKLYDKHAGAKQEEFLGINIYVFSVAFRLVNCFFVQTSFVPDEYWQSLEVSHRMVFNYGYLTWEWVEGIRGYSYPLVFAVLYKVLHIFNYDVPQLLVWLPRVLQALLAAYTDVKLYMIVRNLENPDVAKLTYFCQLCSWFTWYCCTRTLTNTTETMLTVLALYYYPLPGSKTHNSSKYLTLVALAVIVRPTALIVWLPLLAFHFWRDNSKLRLILHHALPIVALSLGLTTIIDSLFHGQWVLVHWNFLKLNVLHNVSEFYGSHPWHWYFTQGFLVVLGPHLLFFLHGCSLAPKRHRVLLFTIAWTLIVYSLLAHKEFRFIYPILPICIIFCGTSLANLTTWRRAAVFFLVVANLLPALYTGLVHQRGTLDVMGHLQDLCDPATSNSSQPQVLFLMPCHSTPFYSHVHCPVSMRFLECPPDLAGDGSVEDEADDFYFEPLAWLRRTYPLQESLPSHLVFFNVLEKEISTFLEANAFTKQTEIFHAHVPEGRVGETIFIYTRQI